From the genome of Ptychodera flava strain L36383 chromosome 20, AS_Pfla_20210202, whole genome shotgun sequence, one region includes:
- the LOC139119806 gene encoding failed axon connections homolog, with the protein MVAFLESLYHSQPGLFVVACSVIIAATLYAVLFRRSHRPGATVAYPKDTVILCGLNRWIDMPCFLSPFPLKLETYLKFAKIPYKVVFGKGSGPKGKIPWIEYNGLKIGDSSLIIEFLNREFKIDLNKNLNPEEKAIGRAFQKMAEENMFWGHPRWLFFQNHQEWPNFGRVLKLKRKYLHMHRARRTQGKNMYGHGIGRHTEKELFSIVQKDLRAISTFLGEKKFLFGDEPCEYDCAIFGQLAQLLWCPFPGSPQQILIKGELRNIEEYCNMMKERFWPDWEQCILGDKVPITSFGICNPADPHIFKEE; encoded by the exons ATGGTTGCATTTTTGGAGAGTCTCTACCACTCACAGCCTGGTTTGTTTGTCGTCGCTTGCAGCGTGATCATAGCTGCAACGTTGTATGCTGTACTTTTTCGGCGATCTCACAG GCCAGGGGCGACTGTGGCATACCCAAAAGATACTGTGATTCTATGTGGTCTTAATCGATGGATAGATATGCCATGCTTTTTATCACCGTTTCCTCTAAAATTAGAAACGTACCTGAAGTTTGCCAAGATTCCATACAAA GTTGTATTTGGAAAAGGAAGTGGTCCAAAGGGTAAGATACCATGGATCGAATACAATGGTCTCAAGATTGGCGACAGCAGTCTTATCATTGAATTCTTGAACAGAGAATTCAAGATTGATCTGAACAAGAATTTGAATCCAGAAGAGAAAGCAATAGGGAGAGCTTTTcagaaaatggctgaagagaacaTGTTCTG GGGCCATCCACGCTGGCTGTTTTTCCAAAATCATCAAGAGTGGCCTAATTTTGGTAGAGTATTAAAACTAAAACGGAAATACCTGCACATGCACAGAGCTAGGAGGACACAAGGGAAAAATATGTATGGCCATGGAATAGGACGTCACACAGAAAAGGAATTATTTTCTATTGTACAGAAAGATCTGAGGGCGATATCCACATTCCTTG GTGAAAAGAAGTTCTTGTTTGGTGATGAACCATGTGAGTATGACTGTGCAATATTTGGTCAGCTTGCCCAACTATTATGGTGTCCCTTTCCTGGTTCACCGCAACAGATCTTGATTAAAG GTGAACTGAGGAATATCGAGGAGTACTGCAACATGATGAAAGAACGGTTTTGGCCAGACTGGGAACAGTGCATCTTGGGTGATAAGGTGCCAATAACATCATTCGGTATCTGCAATCCTGCTGATCCCCACATCTTTAAGGAGGAATAA